One genomic window of Actinomycetes bacterium includes the following:
- a CDS encoding DUF202 domain-containing protein: protein MARRWHSEGSDPDYRFSLANERTFLAWVRTALALLAGAVGIVQLATNLGPDWVRRTVGGVLAATGIVVAGLAYWHWKANERAMRTGAPLPYTPVLALLGVVLTGVAVTVLLLVVFG from the coding sequence GTGGCTCGACGCTGGCACAGCGAGGGGAGCGATCCCGACTACCGGTTCTCCCTCGCCAACGAACGCACCTTCCTCGCCTGGGTCCGCACCGCGCTGGCCCTGCTCGCCGGCGCGGTCGGCATCGTCCAGCTCGCGACGAACCTCGGCCCGGACTGGGTACGGCGCACCGTGGGCGGCGTGCTGGCCGCGACCGGCATCGTGGTCGCCGGGCTCGCGTACTGGCACTGGAAGGCCAACGAGCGGGCGATGCGGACCGGCGCGCCCCTGCCGTACACGCCGGTGCTGGCGCTGCTCGGCGTGGTCCTGACCGGCGTCGCGGTGACGGTGCTGCTGCTGGTGGTCTTCGGCTGA
- a CDS encoding TMEM165/GDT1 family protein gives MDLGVLLTVFGVTLMAELPDKSLFASLVLGTRFRPLWVWLGVAAAFAVHVTIAVIAGRLVTLLPHRLVLLVVAVLFAAGSAYLLLGSEDETEAEAEESAEEAVAEAGGRLKLARTAFLASFGVIFVGEFGDITQITTANFAARYDDRAAVWLGAFAALSGIAAVAIWAGRGLVRAVDVALVRRVAGIVLALLSALTVVELVRG, from the coding sequence GTGGACCTGGGCGTGCTCCTCACCGTCTTCGGGGTGACCCTGATGGCGGAGCTGCCGGACAAGAGCCTCTTCGCCTCCCTCGTGCTCGGGACCAGGTTCCGGCCGCTGTGGGTCTGGCTCGGGGTCGCCGCGGCCTTCGCCGTCCACGTCACGATCGCGGTGATCGCCGGACGATTGGTCACCCTCCTGCCGCACCGGCTGGTCCTCCTCGTCGTCGCGGTGCTCTTCGCGGCCGGGTCGGCGTACCTGCTCCTCGGGTCGGAGGACGAGACCGAGGCCGAGGCCGAGGAGTCGGCAGAGGAGGCGGTCGCAGAAGCGGGGGGGAGGCTGAAGCTGGCGCGCACGGCCTTCCTGGCGTCCTTCGGGGTGATCTTCGTCGGCGAGTTCGGCGACATCACCCAGATCACGACGGCGAACTTCGCAGCCCGCTACGACGACCGCGCCGCCGTGTGGTTGGGCGCCTTCGCCGCGCTGTCCGGGATCGCCGCGGTCGCGATCTGGGCCGGTCGTGGGCTGGTCCGCGCCGTCGATGTGGCCCTCGTGCGTCGTGTCGCCGGCATCGTCTTGGCGCTCCTGTCCGCGCTCACGGTCGTGGAGCTGGTCCGCGGGTAG
- a CDS encoding carbonic anhydrase, whose product MSVTDEYLENNRRYAETFSGPLPLPPSRQVAVVACMDARLDVYRILGLAEGEAHVIRNAGGVVTDDEIRSLAISQRLLGTNEIILIHHTDCGMLTFTDDGFRATIQEETGIKPPWAAEAFADLQTDVRQSIARIKASPFIPLTDSVRGFVFDVATGRLDEVL is encoded by the coding sequence ATGTCCGTGACCGACGAGTACCTCGAGAACAACCGTCGCTACGCCGAGACCTTCAGCGGACCACTGCCGCTCCCGCCCTCCCGGCAGGTTGCGGTCGTGGCGTGCATGGACGCGCGGTTGGACGTGTACCGGATCCTCGGACTGGCCGAGGGCGAGGCGCACGTCATCCGCAACGCCGGCGGAGTCGTGACCGACGACGAGATCCGCTCGCTCGCGATCAGCCAGCGCCTGCTCGGCACCAACGAGATCATCCTCATCCACCACACCGACTGCGGGATGCTCACCTTCACCGACGACGGCTTCCGAGCCACGATCCAGGAGGAGACGGGCATCAAGCCTCCGTGGGCCGCGGAGGCGTTCGCCGACCTGCAGACCGACGTCCGCCAGTCGATCGCCCGCATCAAGGCGAGTCCCTTCATCCCCCTCACCGACTCGGTCCGCGGCTTCGTCTTCGACGTCGCGACCGGTCGCCTCGACGAAGTCCTCTGA
- a CDS encoding GNAT family N-acetyltransferase — MQVTVRTVHELEELDAVRALCDAVWPSPEEGTQVTSNLIRAIDFSGGHVGAAYDGADQLVGATVALLGRHRDEQSGEWVTYLHSHMAAVSPEARDLHVGSALKQHQREWCLAGDIEEIRWTYDPLVRRNARFNLVRLGADVTAYLPDFYGAMPDALNSGDRTDRLLVCWQLSSQRAAEAAAGLLAPLSVEELRESGAVDALYIRHGLPQVNEEAWSDEEVLLVPVPPDITALRALDADLGLRWRLAVRAVLEPALGAGRPIAGVTSEGHYVLGPVP, encoded by the coding sequence GTGCAGGTCACGGTCCGGACGGTCCACGAGCTCGAGGAGCTCGACGCGGTGCGTGCACTCTGCGACGCGGTGTGGCCCAGCCCCGAGGAGGGGACCCAGGTCACCTCGAACCTGATCCGGGCCATCGACTTCTCCGGTGGTCACGTCGGGGCGGCCTACGACGGCGCCGACCAGCTCGTCGGCGCGACGGTGGCCCTGCTCGGCCGGCACCGCGACGAGCAGAGCGGCGAGTGGGTGACGTATCTGCACTCGCACATGGCGGCGGTCTCCCCGGAGGCACGCGACCTGCACGTCGGGTCGGCGCTGAAGCAGCACCAGCGGGAGTGGTGCCTCGCCGGCGACATCGAGGAGATCCGCTGGACCTACGACCCGCTGGTACGCCGCAACGCTCGGTTCAACCTGGTCCGGCTCGGCGCGGACGTGACGGCATACCTCCCCGACTTCTACGGGGCCATGCCGGACGCGCTCAACTCCGGCGACCGTACCGACCGGCTTCTCGTGTGCTGGCAGCTCTCCTCGCAGCGAGCGGCGGAGGCGGCAGCCGGGCTGCTGGCCCCGCTCTCGGTCGAGGAGCTGCGGGAGTCAGGCGCGGTGGACGCGCTCTACATCCGCCACGGCCTGCCCCAGGTGAACGAGGAAGCTTGGTCCGATGAGGAGGTGCTGCTCGTGCCCGTCCCCCCTGACATCACCGCGCTGCGTGCGCTCGACGCCGATCTCGGGCTGCGCTGGCGCCTCGCCGTGCGTGCGGTGCTCGAGCCCGCCCTTGGGGCCGGCCGCCCGATCGCCGGCGTCACCAGCGAGGGCCACTACGTCCTGGGCCCGGTGCCGTGA
- a CDS encoding dTDP-4-dehydrorhamnose 3,5-epimerase family protein, giving the protein MSAARPLAVAGAWEFTPTVRADERGSFAEVYAGVPFAEAVGGAFPLAQMNVSLSRRGTLRGLHYSVVPGGQAKYVTCTAGAVLDVVVDLRLGSDAFGTHDALRLDDQLRNAAYLPAGLGHAFLALTGTATVAYLCSSPYSPEHEFAITPFDAELALPWPAEAAPYVLSPRDAEAPTLAEARAAGRLPRI; this is encoded by the coding sequence GTGAGCGCGGCCCGACCCTTGGCGGTCGCGGGCGCGTGGGAGTTCACCCCGACGGTCCGCGCCGACGAGCGGGGCAGCTTCGCGGAGGTCTACGCCGGCGTGCCGTTCGCCGAGGCCGTGGGCGGCGCCTTCCCCCTCGCCCAGATGAACGTGTCGCTGTCACGACGGGGGACGCTGCGGGGACTGCACTACTCGGTCGTGCCTGGGGGCCAGGCAAAGTACGTGACCTGTACGGCGGGCGCCGTGCTCGACGTGGTCGTCGACCTGCGCCTCGGCTCCGATGCCTTCGGCACCCATGACGCGCTGCGCCTGGACGACCAGCTGCGCAACGCGGCTTACCTTCCGGCGGGCCTCGGCCACGCGTTCCTGGCCCTGACCGGGACCGCGACGGTGGCCTACCTGTGCTCCTCGCCGTACTCGCCCGAGCACGAGTTCGCCATCACGCCCTTTGACGCCGAGCTCGCGCTGCCGTGGCCCGCCGAGGCCGCCCCGTACGTGCTGTCGCCACGTGACGCCGAGGCGCCCACGTTGGCCGAGGCTCGCGCGGCGGGCCGCCTGCCGAGGATCTGA
- a CDS encoding rhodanese-like domain-containing protein, translating to MTSARSIEAVLAQARSRLVRLEPAAAAEALAEGAVLVDIRPVAQRECHGEVPGALIVERNVLEWRFDPTSDARLPVAAYDLHVVILCQEGYTSSLAAAALQDLGIRRATDVAGGFSAWRRAGLPTIPGGSLASFPAEQRSADSLA from the coding sequence ATGACGTCGGCGCGCTCGATCGAGGCCGTGCTTGCCCAGGCACGGAGCAGGCTGGTGCGCCTGGAACCGGCTGCGGCGGCCGAGGCGTTGGCCGAGGGCGCGGTGCTGGTCGACATCCGCCCGGTCGCGCAGCGCGAGTGCCACGGCGAGGTCCCGGGCGCCTTGATCGTGGAGCGCAACGTCCTGGAGTGGCGCTTCGACCCGACGAGCGACGCGCGGCTGCCGGTCGCGGCCTACGACCTGCACGTGGTGATCCTCTGCCAGGAGGGTTACACCTCCTCGTTGGCCGCTGCGGCGTTGCAGGACCTCGGGATCCGCCGGGCCACGGACGTGGCGGGCGGGTTCTCGGCGTGGCGTCGCGCGGGCCTCCCGACCATCCCCGGCGGCAGCCTCGCCTCCTTCCCTGCGGAGCAGCGCTCCGCCGACTCCCTGGCCTGA
- a CDS encoding cysteine dioxygenase family protein produces MSILETAPLAAIAPFAKPPQAARALAGEPRLWEPLVRFDPTTRVHERLLVAPGWEAWVLTWLPGQGTAIHDHGGSAGAFVVVRGALTEETYGFRRADDPPVRRLDVGRLRTFSARHVHRVTNTGTEPAVSVHVYSPAIATMTTYSVVGTSLATLGIERAGVDW; encoded by the coding sequence ATGAGCATCCTCGAGACGGCGCCGCTGGCCGCGATCGCGCCCTTCGCCAAGCCGCCACAGGCGGCCCGGGCGCTGGCCGGTGAGCCGAGGCTGTGGGAGCCCCTCGTCCGCTTCGACCCCACCACTCGCGTCCACGAGCGCCTGCTCGTCGCTCCCGGCTGGGAGGCGTGGGTGCTCACGTGGCTGCCCGGGCAGGGAACCGCCATCCACGACCACGGCGGGTCGGCGGGCGCGTTCGTCGTCGTGAGAGGCGCGCTGACGGAGGAGACGTACGGGTTCCGCCGGGCCGACGACCCGCCCGTGCGACGGCTCGACGTCGGCCGGCTGCGAACGTTCTCCGCCCGTCACGTCCACCGCGTGACCAACACCGGGACCGAGCCCGCGGTGAGTGTGCACGTGTACTCACCGGCCATCGCGACGATGACGACCTACTCGGTGGTCGGGACCTCCCTCGCGACCCTGGGGATCGAGCGGGCGGGGGTGGACTGGTGA